The following proteins come from a genomic window of Chryseobacterium glaciei:
- a CDS encoding RHS repeat-associated core domain-containing protein — protein sequence MKRILLTGFVLIAGFTQAQEKSKSHTKLKAEKPFVNPVKLTKEERNRPYMDEVLKSRDPLTPEEAERRRKNIEAGNPFKKYGYYPKVATLSKGKYLEFHDKDSIVSIGSVRFNRKTKEIVEFREIDLSDPDAQPYLDTAGRWFSPDPLSEEYSSWSPYNMVMNNPIKNIDPDGRGVLDNFQLLQNGQVKLIEKTDDKTDTLFASDKKGNVDKSNSVTVEKGIVGQLQYYRDGNTSDSYPAYHQAIKESTESTQNDMSKLFDFSAKNSTVEFSLTDFKINDKKFISLQTYNSDERSPGMNQIGVAEGSEIKLKHNHPSKDTYDSSFTEINSMGFKEQNGRTKISGDYYNVRGNGSGKPINYKYQTYFPKSGNLYNVTPTGIKLAR from the coding sequence ATGAAAAGAATTTTATTGACTGGTTTTGTACTTATAGCAGGATTTACACAAGCACAGGAAAAAAGTAAATCTCACACTAAACTCAAAGCAGAGAAACCTTTTGTAAACCCTGTAAAACTTACTAAAGAGGAAAGAAACAGACCTTATATGGATGAGGTTTTAAAATCCAGAGACCCTTTAACTCCAGAGGAAGCAGAAAGGAGAAGAAAGAACATTGAGGCTGGAAACCCATTTAAGAAATATGGTTACTATCCCAAAGTAGCTACTTTAAGCAAAGGAAAGTACTTGGAATTCCATGACAAGGATTCTATTGTAAGTATTGGCTCTGTAAGATTCAACAGAAAGACCAAAGAGATTGTTGAGTTCAGGGAGATAGATTTAAGTGACCCAGATGCGCAACCGTACTTAGATACTGCGGGCAGATGGTTCTCTCCTGACCCGTTAAGTGAGGAATATTCAAGCTGGTCACCTTATAACATGGTTATGAATAACCCAATAAAGAACATTGACCCTGATGGAAGAGGTGTTCTTGACAACTTCCAGTTACTTCAAAACGGACAGGTTAAGCTTATAGAGAAGACTGATGATAAAACTGATACTTTATTTGCATCAGATAAGAAAGGTAACGTGGATAAAAGTAATAGTGTGACAGTTGAAAAAGGTATTGTAGGTCAGTTACAATACTATAGAGATGGAAATACATCAGATAGCTATCCAGCCTATCACCAAGCTATAAAAGAAAGTACGGAATCTACCCAAAATGATATGTCTAAGTTATTTGATTTCTCAGCCAAAAATTCTACAGTTGAATTTTCATTGACTGACTTTAAAATAAACGATAAAAAATTTATCTCTCTACAAACGTACAACTCGGACGAAAGGTCACCAGGTATGAATCAAATTGGTGTTGCAGAAGGAAGTGAAATAAAACTGAAACATAATCATCCGAGCAAAGATACTTATGATAGCAGTTTTACAGAAATAAACTCTATGGGCTTTAAAGAACAAAATGGAAGAACAAAAATTTCTGGGGATTATTATAACGTAAGGGGAAATGGTAGTGGCAAACCAATCAATTACAAATATCAAACTTATTTTCCAAAATCAGGAAATCTATATAATGTTACACCTACAGGAATTAAGCTTGCTAGGTAA